In Castor canadensis chromosome 6, mCasCan1.hap1v2, whole genome shotgun sequence, the genomic window TTTGTTAGAAGCTACTAACAAAAGTCcaagtttaaaaattatagttattttcttattatcactAGAAAATAATTAGAAGAATTCTCACCTTTGACATCTCTGTGAATGATCTGGTTTTCATGGAGATATGAAAGGCCACGAAGTAACTGTTCAGTATAGTTAATAACTACTGATTCCTTAAAGGCTCCATATTTACTCAGGAGATGAGCCACAGATCCtcctaaaaaataaacacaaaatagtAATTATCAACTGAGGCCagaatttaattattatattttggtTTCTTAAGCTTGCACTGCCTGAGTTCACACAATTTCTTTttgatagcactggggtttgaattcagggcctcatacttgctaggcaggcactcgaccacttgagccactccactggcccctCACATTTACATTTGAAACGtttgtttttatggtgctggggattaaattcaggacctcatgcaagctaggcaagcactgtaccactgagctatatccctaatCCATCATGTTTCTGAGTGATTGTGTAACATTGGTTTATAAAGTAAGAATAATttgtaaaagaataattttttgagCTGATCCATATTTTTCTGAGTAGTCATCATTAATTGGACAGACTTAAGAAGTGTTTTcacataatacaaaaataaagttaaccatctggatgtggtggtgaatgcctgtaatcccagcacttggaggcatGTTCAAGGCcatgagctacacagtgagaccatctcaaaaaactaaaaagggagaaagggagggatatAATTTGAAAACTTACTACAGATAAACTAGCACTGTAGCATAAAGTGAAACTGTCATCTTAAATAAAGActgagtttaattttcttttctacaaTATATACCGTAATATGTGATTCAACATGTGACGAAAAAAGAtttgtttcattaactttttagaTTCATAGGTGACTTAAGAGTGCCttatttttttggcactactggggcttagactcaggacctacaccttaagccactctatcagcccttttctgtgatgggtttttttcaagataggtctcatgaactatttgcaggggctggcttcaaaccacaatcctcctgatctctgcctcctgagtagctaggattacaggtgtgagccactggcctaAAAGTGCATTTCTATTTACCCATTAATTTTCTGTTAGTCTTTATAAGGATGTGCAGAGTAGTTAAATTGATTATTACAAAcactttctgtttgctttttggccattctggggtttgaactcagggtcttgctctggctaggcaggcactctacacttgagccctGGCCCCTACCCCTTTTTCTTTAGTTggttttcaggcagggtctcaaatttttgcttCAGGCAACCTCagatcataatcctcctacctacctcgtagctgggaccacagcaaagcttattgattgagacaaggtcttgctacctttttgtccaggctggcctcaaaccttggtccttccaatctgcctcctgtgtagctgggatcacaggcatgtgtcaccaagACTTGCTTATAAACACTTAAATGGAGCTCATTAAGGTTGACTTGTCCCAGCTCAGAGCTAGTACTTGGTAGGATATGAAGCCTAACTGTAAGCCTCTGGCTTCTCCCCCTGGTCTCTTTACCTTCTGCTAAATAACATGTTGGCACTATTTACTTAAGTCAGCAAAAAtagcattttgtatatttttatgagaAAACAGAGGAATGAAATGTACATTTCAGCAATAGTTccatctaaaaattttttttttttggtgggactgggtttgaactcagggctttgcacttgcaaagcaggtgctgtaccatatGAGCTACACCTCCTCCAGTCCTCCATCTaaaattgttatattttaaaGCTTTCTGAAATCTTGGCCACCTGGTAAGATAGTTTCATGAGGGTTCTGCAAAACTGTCCcaattgatagattttttttttttcctttttgtgtactggagattgaactcagggcctcacacttagctccccagtccttttgtttttagcttgttgttcagatatggtcttgcacttttgccaagactggcctcgacctccacttcctgagtagatggaattataggcatataccaccatgcccaatttgttttttgagatcaaGTCTTACtaccttttttgagacagggtcttgctatgcagcccaagctggcctcaaactcttgatccttctgcctcagccttccaactgctgggattataggcatccaCCACCATCCAGATGGttaattttacttttgtatttgtGAAAACAATTCTTAAATTTGTTCAATTAATGATGGCAACTACAAAAATACGTATCTTATTATACATGTCATATTAAAAGTTATTCTTACATAAATTATTCTTAGAAACCAATGCTACAAAGTCACACAGAAACACAAGGGAttggttggggatatagctcagtggtacagtgcttgcctagcttgcatgaggtcctgaatttgaccccagcaccataaaacaaaagaagcaCCCCTGAGCCCCAAAAAACATGATTGAAAAATTCAAAAAAGGTAGtgaatattttattgcatttaaaataaagacaaaattttttagtttattctgGTATGTTAGGGGTAATTTGCTTTTAGAAATCtgaactattttaaaaaacaaaatgttcactAAACTGTTTTCCTAAGTGTAGCAATAGAAAGCTAAATCTATGTACTATTATTTGTGATTTAAAACGTGCATACCTGCCATCCATTCAATGAAGAGATTATAATTGCTCTTCTCACATGTGGCTCCCAACATCCTAATGATGTTTGGATGATTCAGATGGCTCATCATTCTTATCTCTTCTCTTAGTGCTTCCACCACTTCTTCCTGCTCAGAAGATGTGTTTCTGACGTATGTCACCTGTTCAATAAACATGTTCGCCAAGTTTTAAATTCTGAGGTTTCTATTTGGTATTCATGAATACTCTGATCTAAATGAACAAATCCAAATTAGCTTATGCATTAGTAGCAGATGGCATTTATGCTCATGGATGcataatgttttttttaattaaaaaaaccaagTCAGCTTCTTTCAGATAATAAGAATCTGGTTTAATCAATAGTGAAATATCAGAAAAATGACACACATGCAAAAAGGGATACAGCAGGATAGAGTAAAACTGAGAAATGCCCAATCATGGAAGAATAATTgatatgatttaaaaatgaaagccttAGGCTGGGAATATGGGGCTCAAGTAGCAAAGTGCTGGCTTGGCAAGTGCAagactccaagttcaaaccccagtactgccaaaacaacaaaaaaaaatgaaagccttATTATCCTGATAAGCATGCTCATTATGAAAGTAAACTACAGAAAGCAAGATGGCATTGCACCAGAATACTGCTGAAAGGAGCAAGTAGTGATACCTCTAACTCTAAaaggcaaaaccaaaaaattttaataatagaaTTCATGATGTTTGTGGTGCTTTGGCAACACCTACCCCAAAATTTAAGTTTcttaaaacttaaagaactgaaacacaTTAATGTATCCTTATCCTTTTAATTGcatgtttcattttatgttttgaatAATTAACTTTACTTATCTGCTCACTAAATATTTACCTGTTTAACAGCCATTAAAGTTCCAGTTCCCACATCTTGTGCCTGATAACAAGAAGAAAACGCTCCAAGGCCTATCTGCTGACCTTTTAGCCATTCAGTGTCTTCTCTATAGGGTTGTTTTGCTTTGGTATGTCCTGGGAGAGTCTCTGGTGTCTACATATTAAATGAAAGCAGTCTTTTTACTATTAAATTAAAAGAGCAAGATTTTATGAAATTAGCCTGGCAAAATTATTACTCGTTTAATCTTGTTTACTCTTGATTTAATTTCCCAAATCACCTATAAACTCAACTTCTGAATGGGCACTGTTGGCAACCAATGTCAAATATAGAAGTGACCACCATTAAAAAATCAACCAGAACTGTCTTTGAAACAGGTCAGGAGTATTGCTACTTTAAATGATTCAAAATTATTGTTGtaattaatacatatatatgaaaacctTTTCAATGATTAACTCATCTTAAAAGCAGCAGTTATAAATTAGACTTATTTTAGCATGGTCTAAAAACACACTCTAATCTCTAAAGACTATACTTACATCTTGTTGAATAATGATGATATCTTCTCCATTTTCAACCTGTAGTTGAGGAACTATGGGGAGGGCATCCTGAGATGCTGACATTGCCATGGCAATTGCTaaagcttcttcttcttctgcttccATCTTTTCTTTGCACTTCTGATTATGATTCACATCGTCTTTGTAGGTATCATCATTTTCAGCCTTTTCAGGAGAGAGGACAGCAACTTCTGACTTGAAAGTAACTGTTGTGTCACTTGAAGGCATAGATGCTTCGAGAAGGTCCTCAATACTGGAGTTCAGCTCTGTATTGGCATCCAACCTGCATTTTTCCTCTACTGGGGTGAACACTGTCTCATCACTTGGTATAACAGCATTACTACCATTGGTGCCACTGCCAAAGCTGTCATCACATTTGGAAGTGTTCAGATCAAGTGTCATATTGTTTTTGGAGGCATCTCCCTGTGTACTTGTGTTACCTGGGGTAGGTCGAGATGGCTTTGGCCTATGTATGGTACTGGAGGGTAAGGGTCTTGACTGAGTAAAGATTGGAGAAAGCTTATCTGAGTCTTTGTTTTCAGAATAGTTCCTCTGTAATTGTAGAGAAAACTTGCGCTGTGTTTGAGGAGATGCTGAAGGTATTTTGCAGGGAACAAATCCCTGAGGTCTATGCTTAGAGACATCTGTTACAGAGCCAGCTGGTACAGATGGGACAGATGAAGAGGGGGTTGACAAGGCTGGGCACATTAACTGGGAATGATGAGATAAAGGAGAGGAGTTCAAACACTGACTGTGGGGTCTGCCTTTTGTTTGAAGCATCGGCTTTGGTTGTTCTGTTGTTGTAGAACTAGGAAGTCCTACTGAAACGTTGGCCAGTCTGTCAGAAATATCCTCTGAACTGGCACTCAACTTTGTAGAACGTAATCCTTTTCCAGTTTTCTCTAAATGGCCCATGTGCTCAAGGGAACTGTTCTCTGGATAGCTGTTAGGGGCAGATGCCTGCAAATAGCTGTCCTGTTGACCATCCAAAGTATCCTCTATGCCCAGCTGGATGGCCTCAGCAATTTCCACCTCATCTGCGATAGCCATCAGACGACGGCGCATCCTGGTGAAGTGAGTGGAGCTGGAGACACTCAGCATTTCTAATAGTTTTGAAAACACATTAGGTACTGCAGTAACCATTCTTGCAGAACTCAAATATATCCTTCGAGAGAGTTTACCAACCATTGAGTGGGAATTATCAATGGACTGCAAAGCAAAAGTTAAGAGGGACAGCAGCTTCTTAtacctgaaagaaaagaattccaCACAATTATTAGACAAGTTCAAATTACTGAAAAAtgtatgcaaatttaaaaaaggTAATTGACAGTTTTTACACTTCAAAAAGCATTTCACTATAAAGGATCTATAAATTTCCAATTAAATAGCCTAGACTTCAGGTTTCTGACAACCAAATACTAAGGTATACCCATCTATGTTCTTTAATCTCCAAGTTTTTCATAAATCTAAAACATATCATCTTTGGGGAGTTTGTGGGGTGGGAAAGAAGAGGGAAGTAATATATTTCCAAAAGATAAATCACCTGACTTCAACAGGCTCAGCTTGTGAAACATCAGTACTGACAATGTGAGGATAAAATTCAGCAGGAAATTCCAACAACAGTCTATCAATAAGACAAAGGCGGCCCAGGAGTTCTTGCCAGTTGTTTGATTCAGTTCGGTTTCCAAGAATACAATTTAAGACATAATCAACACCACCAATACCAATGGATCCTACAAGAGTAAAAACAAATGATGAAAACACTGTGatataaaaatctaaaacaaaacatgGTTAATGGTAAGGCCAACTGGGTTATATTAGTTTTAAGAATTTCTCTTAGATTAATTCATACTCTAATCTTAGCTGAGTGAATCAATTTacagaattatttcaaaattctgaACAGCTGAGTGAGagattataaagaaaaatcataaaacattctacattaattttaagtgaaaagttATTACCAGCTTTAAGTATTTCTCTACCAACTGCCAACTCTCCTGCTTGGCCTTTGCACAGTTCCAACAGTGTGGATATGGACAGTTGACTCGTGCggctaaaaatagaaaaaaaaaaaaaagcaacatcaaTTCTGGATCTTGGATAAGATATATATCAATGTCAGAGAAGTAATGCAacatcttttgagaaagttggaAAATAACGTTTTCAGGAATGCTTACTTTTCCACCACTAAAATCAAACCAATAATGTTACTGTAAGTATCATTTATTATGAGGACTAATTGCGTAAGTTTAACTTATCATCTGTGTCAAACACAGTATCTTTAGTATTGCCTCTTAGCCAGTAAaaaatgacttaaatattaaaccaggtaaagtttattttcattactgtatctgttaaaataaaaaagaatgtaggTGGGTATGatgtacaggcctgtaatctgaactacttgggaggtggaggcagaggatcacaacttcaaggccagcccaggtaaagtcAGAtgttgagatcctatctccacaactatctgttttttttaagtaacagtactgggtttgaacacaagccttcttacttgctaggcaagtgctctaccatttgagccatcccTGCCcacagactctgtctcaaaaaatacaaacaaaaggattgGGAGCACTGctcaagcatgatgccctgaattcaagccgCAATATcaccaaaggggggaaaaaacaaaacaaaacaaaaaacccctcttgaattaaaaagaaaaacttggggCTGGTGCATAGCTTCAGGTGTAAAGCCCTGGAtttcatctccagcaccacaaaaataaaacaaaacccttgATACCCAAAATCCTTGCACTCTCCAAATGAACTGTAAATATCATAAAATCTCTATaacttttcttatgttttcaatCATTCAAGCAAAGTTCTCAGGTAAAGAAcccaacttcagaatttcagaaaGTAGGCAACACAACACATGCCAGGTCAACAGTGAAATTCTCAGAAAATTACCTATTCTGAcattggaaaacaagattttCCCTATGCATTTTGCAAATTATCTGTTAATTTCCCAACATTTTCCAGAGTATTTTCTCTAAGCAACAAGAAAATCTTTAATACTTTAATCCATATGTTTATGTAGAGAAAACAATGTCCATAAAGATAGACTTTATGAGGTGAGAAATTAGTCAAAGCTAGGCACCTAATTTTTGAGACTCTGCAAACTAATTCATGTGACTTAGGGAGAAAGAGAACTATTGAATTGAGAGGGTTCTGAATGGGCACAACAGCAGAAGCAAAACAGGGAAGACAAAACCCTTCTTGCCAATCAAGATCTGCTGGGATGAAAAGAGGTAGCAATTGCCAATCAAGTATTTATTATAGCtttgtttattaaataaaagtgATCTTTCTGGAAGGGGAAAATGAACCattagtctaaaaaaaaaaaaagcatggtttgTGCTCATTTTTATTGTTACCACACTTCTCTACTTCATATTTTTCTCTCCAGTTAGGATTATTTTTGAGGCATTGGAGAAATAtgtgaaacttaaaaaaatttaacaaaacctgtcataattacaataaaattccattgtattgaAAATAACGGACTGGGGTTCTTTTCTGATCCAGAAAAATGGGGCATAGTAAGACAAAATGACTGTTGTCTAAAATAACATTACAGTCTTCTTAGCAATTGGACTTCAGATTAAGAACATGATTTAACAAGAGTCAATAACAATACAGTTATGTGCGGGTCCATGCAGTCTGCTGGTTTGGGATTTACCTGCCATTAGTTCCTTTCCCTAGAGAgcttctttttgcagtactggggtttgaccctgaggcctcatgcttgctaggcaggcactttactacttgagccacacatctagcCTGCTTAAGTGATTTAAGTGTTATGTTTTAATTTCAAATCTCACACTAGAAAACAATATTCAAAGATTTATTTAATAACTATGTATAAAATACTCACTGGGTGAGGCTTGGTGCTAGGTACTTTGAATACCAGATAGTTTTGAGGCTCATCAAGGAGACCTTACCTGTTGGCATCTGCACACTTGACTAGGATGGTGTCTACAACTGGTCGGAGAAGTCTCTGAAGCTTGATTCTTTCTGCTAAACTGTGGCAAGGAGTATATACCAGCATGGCTCTCAATGTTTtctggggagaaaaaaatgaaggtcagTTTAACTACATTTAGAATGCATCAGAGACAATGGTCTAATCTGAGACAATCTGAGCAACCAAGTAAGTAACAATAGAAATGGATAATAACCAAAAATAGTGGCAATCACAGTGACATTTAAGAAACAGTAACAGGTGCTATATCATccaatgttcttacaatgtactgAGCATCATGGCTTCTACATACCATCATCTTAAGTCTAACAGGCAAATtaagcattttctttattttaaaggtGAGCAAACTAAAGTttaagagaggttaaataacttttctAAAGTCATACCGCCAGGTAAtcagaaaaacagtatttaaataaaagatgcctaggctggcctcagttTGGCTAATACATTATTCACACACACCAGATGGGATGATGATTGGTGAGGTCACTCAATTCTTAGCCCACACCTATATTCATAACTGCACTGCTATATTGCTTCTCAAGAAGATCCATTAAGTAAACTTGTTAGGGCACGAATCAGAGAAAAGATTAAGAGGTAGTTTAGCTTAGAGACTCAGAATTATTCTAAAGTTATGATTATGAATGGCAGCAATTTTGAGTCCCCAGGAAAAGATGGGGGTGCAATGCGGGGGGAATGGGTCTGCTACTGGTATCTAATAGATAGAAGCCAAGGATATTtataaacatcctacaatgcgGAAGATATCACCCCTACTGTCCCTCATCCTCCACAAATTATCTGGCCAAGGGCAATAGTGATGAGGTTGAGAAACAATGGTCCAAAGAGATACACAAAACTCAGGTGAAATTAGATTCCAAAATTACCTCTTCATCACTCTATCCCACTCATGAAGGACTAATTCTAACAGTTAAAGCAGAAAACAACTCAGAGTCTGTCAGGGAATGCTCTTCTGTGAAAGGTTTCTGAATTTTCTACAATGTTTATGTAGAGTCaagcaaaatttttattaaaaatacattctcCTTAATGACTATgaacatcaaatttaaaaaagtatactgaccacttttctgtatttttaatttggtcATGTGTGAAGTACCTGCTCAAGAAAACACAGGACTAGCAAGCCATTGCTACTTGGTGGGAGAACGCAGAGCATAAGAAAATTTGAGCAGACTAAAATCAGCAAACTGCAAATGAACAGAGTAAATGGAAAACTGCAATTTCTTGGGATTAaggaatcaaaataaaatttggattttCCAAAATTACCTTAGGTAAAGTAGCTGTATTATACcttgtttgtttatgttttttgaaatagggtctcactatgtatctcaggctgaCCTTAAATTCAATGATCCTCTCGCCTCTGTTCCGAGTGCTAGGATGacggtgtgtgccaccatgcgtGGCTGCTCTACTGTAGCTTAAAAACAATCATCTGCAAACCATCCAACAATGATATGCTTATGGAATAAAGCTACTTACTAAAGCAGCAACGTACACTTTGTAGACAGGGTCAGCGCAGACAATGGACAAGATGCTGCAGCACGCCTCCACCACGTCTCCTGAGATGCTGGGCAGGGCAGAGCCGATGATGGCTCCAGCACTCGTGCTGCCTCCACCACTGCCCCCAGAACTTCCAGTGCTTTCCCCATTCGCCAACAGCAGGGCCCCACTCACATCATGCGAGAGACGCCTGAGGGCCATTTCTCTTACATTCCAGTTTCTAGAAAATAAGCAGCCAACGAGTTCCATTCCAAACACCTGCATTAAACAAGCACAATgggaataaaaattaatgaaaccatAGTAGACAGACTCAAGcacaattttaattattaaagaaaaactagGCCAAGTATgctggctgtaatcctagctactccaaagTCAGATATTGGAAGAGCTGCAGTTCAAGCCTAGCCCGAGCAAAAATTGAGACCCCCAGctcaacaagctgggtgtggtgacacaagtCTGTGGTCCCAGTTATTGGGAGGCACAGGTGAGTAGAATGCAGTGCGAGGCTTACCCgacacaaaaacacaagaccttgtctgaaaaattactaaatcaaaaagggctggaggtgtgccctgagtggtagagcacctgcctagcaagtgtgaggtcctgagttcaaaccccagcactgccaaaaagaaaaaagaaaaattggtcATTTCTTAATTCACTATACTACTCAATTTTAAATACAGTCACTTAGAACTCATAGGGAGGAATTTTATACTCAAGTTTAAAAAGTAGCATTTATTAGTGCAAGTAAAATTAAAAGTACACTCCAATAATTAGATAGATCTACCACCTATATTTTTATGCTTCTatctccccctccaaaaaactCCGAAAACAAAAATCTGTAAAGAACTTCAAATTTAAACCAACATGATGGCTAGTGACTATAATTCCACCTGCTTGGAAGGCAcggatcaagaggattgcaatttgaggccaccctgggcaaaacaCCCcattctcaacaaataagctgggcatggtggtacatgcctgtgatcccagctgcatgggaggtatagataggaggagcataatctgaggccagcccgggcacagaacaagagaccctacctgaaaatagATAATGCAAAAAGAGACAGggatgtggctcatgtggtagagcaccagcctaatatagcaaggccttgagttcaaaccccagttccctttcactccccccaaaaagaattcCAACTTTATATTCATATTAAGGtagttaatagagaaaaactagaccacagttttttaaaaataatcaaattgagAATGGTACTGAGGTTTCAAAATATAGAATACATCTTTTAGAAATgacaacagcaattaaaaataattgattttcaTCTTATTCAAAAAGGTTAAAAAACAGTGAAGGAGGGAATAATGAATGGAGGGGATGGAGGGAAATAACGAATGGCGGGAAAACCAAACTCTAAAGAAAAACTGGTTATGTTAAAGTCAGAAAGGATGAAGATAACGTGCACACTGGTACAGGCCTCACCGCCACACCCCGGAGCCCGGGTCTCTGAATGAGGGGAAAGGCAAATGGCAATAACATTATGGGCCCTAGCTAAACATAAGCTTAACATCTAAGACAATTTATCATGTGGAAAATTTTCAATTATCACAGATGCACGAACACaatttggagaaaaacaaataatgacaaATTTACATATGTTCTATTATAGAGTGTGaaggaaagtaaaacaagaaTGCAGTGAACTTCTGGCACTGTTAAGTAGGATATCACGACCtaagggttgttttttttttggtagtactggagattCAACTCAGgacccacttgagccacgccaatGGTGACTAAGTTTTATAAACAACTGAGGGAAGGGGGCAAACTCATTAAGCAATGTACATATATCCATGAGAAGTGAAGAGTGAGGAGCTACTTACCTGAATCCAAGGCTCAGCTAAATCTTTATAAGCAGGAGGGATCTGCTGAGTTCCATAGTGAGTGAGGTTAAAGTTGCTCTCTTGACTCCTTCTTTGTGACCCAGCCAAAGGCTGCTGCTGCGTGGTTTGCTGCTGTGCAGCTCGCAAGGAAGAAGGGGAATCCACAGGGCTTGACAACTCatggctaaaatgaaaaataacaaatttgctAAAAATATTAACAGATTTAAATCatactttgcctttttttttttttttttgagacaagaatttgctttgtagcccaggctggcctcgaactaacAATCCTCCAGCCTCCACATGCTGGGATCACAGCTGTGCATTACCATGCCTGGGTAGAgattattttaagttttcattaaacacatatatatcattaATTCAAAATTACTACCTGTAGAAATCATGGGATCTCCATTTAGACCTACAAAGGGGACATATTAAAGGTTCTCTATTTCTTCTACATTCTTCTGcccctgaaaaaaattaaagaaaacaatcttacaaaaatacaaatgctTTTTTACATTAATACTTTATACGTTAGATATGTGTATTTTGTAATTGTTCATAATGGTTTTGTAGGATTTCTGATACAATGCTAATCAGAGAGGAAACACAGTAGGCTAATTATTCTGCTGCTGTTCCCTTTTATAAATGCTACTTTACTAGTTCTGGCACCATCAACTTTGCTTGTCCCACCTGACAAGGCTAGGCCATTCCCAGCCTGCTTGGATGATGCTCCCCTCTGTCAAGTCTGCCCGGGTCTTCTACCTCCTTCCCTCTTCATGTACGCCTTGCAGGCTGGAACCCTTTTTTAACTCTTGTACTCTATCCAATTCTAAATGTACCACACTACGCTGCATTTCTTTGCTCACACAGAGACCTTCTGACAGACTCTAAACTCCAACTTGTTGAAACCTTTACCTAAAGCTTAGATAGACCTTCTCTGCTCTCAACAACCTCCCCACAAGCCATGCtaaatcataaataaaacaatCAGAGAGCAACTTTGCTGAGCAAGCCTGGGGAGAAAAGGAGCCACATACAGATTGACATGCAGTGGTGGTGCAGCTTGTTTCTGCAGCCATCTTCACACACAGTAAGGCTTTCCTCATCCAGCATGCCCAGCAAGCAGATCGGACACATCTGTTCCTCTTCATCTTTTATGCTGTAAGGAAGGGGAAGCAAAAGTTCTAAGTACAAAAGCATGTTAGGAAGAATTATGCCATATGCAAATTAGA contains:
- the Map3k1 gene encoding mitogen-activated protein kinase kinase kinase 1 isoform X4, translating into MENKETLKGLHKMDDRPEERMIREKLKATCMPAWKHEWLERRNRRGPVVVKPIPIKGDGSEMNNLAAESQGEGQASATSPAPKGRRSPSPGSSPSGRTVKSESPGVRRKRASPVPFQSGRITPPRRAPSPDGFSPYSPEETNRRVNKVMRARLYLLQQIGPNSFLIGGDSPDNKYRVFIGPQNCSCGRGTFCIHLLFVMLRVFQLEPSDPMLWRKTLKNFEVESLFQKYHSRRSSRIKAPSRNTIQKFVSRMSNSHTLSSSSTSTSSSENSIKDEEEQMCPICLLGMLDEESLTVCEDGCRNKLHHHCMSIWAEECRRNREPLICPLCRSKWRSHDFYSHELSSPVDSPSSLRAAQQQTTQQQPLAGSQRRSQESNFNLTHYGTQQIPPAYKDLAEPWIQVFGMELVGCLFSRNWNVREMALRRLSHDVSGALLLANGESTGSSGGSGGGSTSAGAIIGSALPSISGDVVEACCSILSIVCADPVYKVYVAALKTLRAMLVYTPCHSLAERIKLQRLLRPVVDTILVKCADANSRTSQLSISTLLELCKGQAGELAVGREILKAGSIGIGGVDYVLNCILGNRTESNNWQELLGRLCLIDRLLLEFPAEFYPHIVSTDVSQAEPVEVRYKKLLSLLTFALQSIDNSHSMVGKLSRRIYLSSARMVTAVPNVFSKLLEMLSVSSSTHFTRMRRRLMAIADEVEIAEAIQLGIEDTLDGQQDSYLQASAPNSYPENSSLEHMGHLEKTGKGLRSTKLSASSEDISDRLANVSVGLPSSTTTEQPKPMLQTKGRPHSQCLNSSPLSHHSQLMCPALSTPSSSVPSVPAGSVTDVSKHRPQGFVPCKIPSASPQTQRKFSLQLQRNYSENKDSDKLSPIFTQSRPLPSSTIHRPKPSRPTPGNTSTQGDASKNNMTLDLNTSKCDDSFGSGTNGSNAVIPSDETVFTPVEEKCRLDANTELNSSIEDLLEASMPSSDTTVTFKSEVAVLSPEKAENDDTYKDDVNHNQKCKEKMEAEEEEALAIAMAMSASQDALPIVPQLQVENGEDIIIIQQDTPETLPGHTKAKQPYREDTEWLKGQQIGLGAFSSCYQAQDVGTGTLMAVKQVTYVRNTSSEQEEVVEALREEIRMMSHLNHPNIIRMLGATCEKSNYNLFIEWMAGGSVAHLLSKYGAFKESVVINYTEQLLRGLSYLHENQIIHRDVKGANLLIDSTGQRLRIADFGAAARLASKGTGAGEFQGQLLGTIAFMAPEVLRGQQYGRSCDVWSVGCAIIEMACAKPPWNAEKHSNHLALIFKIASATTAPSIPSHLSPGLRDVALRCLELQPQDRPPSRELLKHPVFRTTW
- the Map3k1 gene encoding mitogen-activated protein kinase kinase kinase 1 isoform X3, whose protein sequence is MWTSREMENKETLKGLHKMDDRPEERMIREKLKATCMPAWKHEWLERRNRRGPVVVKPIPIKGDGSEMNNLAAESQGEGQASATSPAPKGRRSPSPGSSPSGRTVKSESPGVRRKRASPVPFQSGRITPPRRAPSPDGFSPYSPEETNRRVNKVMRARLYLLQQIGPNSFLIGGDSPDNKYRVFIGPQNCSCGRGTFCIHLLFVMLRVFQLEPSDPMLWRKTLKNFEVESLFQKYHSRRSSRIKAPSRNTIQKFVSRMSNSHTLSSSSTSTSSSENSIKDEEEQMCPICLLGMLDEESLTVCEDGCRNKLHHHCMSIWAEECRRNREPLICPLCRSKWRSHDFYSHELSSPVDSPSSLRAAQQQTTQQQPLAGSQRRSQESNFNLTHYGTQQIPPAYKDLAEPWIQVFGMELVGCLFSRNWNVREMALRRLSHDVSGALLLANGESTGSSGGSGGGSTSAGAIIGSALPSISGDVVEACCSILSIVCADPVYKVYVAALKTLRAMLVYTPCHSLAERIKLQRLLRPVVDTILVKCADANSRTSQLSISTLLELCKGQAGELAVGREILKAGSIGIGGVDYVLNCILGNRTESNNWQELLGRLCLIDRLLLEFPAEFYPHIVSTDVSQAEPVEVRYKKLLSLLTFALQSIDNSHSMVGKLSRRIYLSSARMVTAVPNVFSKLLEMLSVSSSTHFTRMRRRLMAIADEVEIAEAIQLGIEDTLDGQQDSYLQASAPNSYPENSSLEHMGHLEKTGKGLRSTKLSASSEDISDRLANVSVGLPSSTTTEQPKPMLQTKGRPHSQCLNSSPLSHHSQLMCPALSTPSSSVPSVPAGSVTDVSKHRPQGFVPCKIPSASPQTQRKFSLQLQRNYSENKDSDKLSPIFTQSRPLPSSTIHRPKPSRPTPGNTSTQGDASKNNMTLDLNTSKCDDSFGSGTNGSNAVIPSDETVFTPVEEKCRLDANTELNSSIEDLLEASMPSSDTTVTFKSEVAVLSPEKAENDDTYKDDVNHNQKCKEKMEAEEEEALAIAMAMSASQDALPIVPQLQVENGEDIIIIQQDTPETLPGHTKAKQPYREDTEWLKGQQIGLGAFSSCYQAQDVGTGTLMAVKQVTYVRNTSSEQEEVVEALREEIRMMSHLNHPNIIRMLGATCEKSNYNLFIEWMAGGSVAHLLSKYGAFKESVVINYTEQLLRGLSYLHENQIIHRDVKGANLLIDSTGQRLRIADFGAAARLASKGTGAGEFQGQLLGTIAFMAPEVLRGQQYGRSCDVWSVGCAIIEMACAKPPWNAEKHSNHLALIFKIASATTAPSIPSHLSPGLRDVALRCLELQPQDRPPSRELLKHPVFRTTW